A stretch of Ipomoea triloba cultivar NCNSP0323 chromosome 11, ASM357664v1 DNA encodes these proteins:
- the LOC115996311 gene encoding coiled-coil domain-containing protein 12, whose protein sequence is MGSEDESSIEAAAAARRERLRALRAAQELLETPDDDKEASQDQEENDENFQMKFRNYLPQDKHLQEGKLAPPVLPKFDDPMANLTPPEDKKEKSEDPFLNIVPKKPNWDLRRDVQKKLDKLEKRTLKALHQLGEEEEKRRLAEEQGTNS, encoded by the exons ATGGGAAGTGAGGATGAAAGCTCGATCGAGGCGGCGGCGGCAGCCCGTAGGGAGCGGCTCAGGGCCCTCAGAGCTGCCCAAGAGCTTCTCGAAACCCCCGACGATGATAAGGAAGCTAGCCAAGACCAAGAAGAAAA TGATGAGAATTTCCAAATGAAATTCCGAAATTATCTGCCTCAAGACAAGCACCTTCAAGAGGGTAAACTTGCCCCTCCGGTATTACCCAAGTTCGATGACCCTATGGCAAACCTAACTCCACCTGAAGACAAAAAGGAGAAAAGTGAGGATCCCTTCTTGAATATTGTCCCGAAAAAACCGAATTGGGACCTGAGGAGAGACGTACAGAAGAAGCTTGACAAGCTTGAGAAGCGCACACTCAAGGCTTTGCATCAACTAGGGG AGGaggaagagaagagaagattGGCTGAAGAACAGGGCACAAATTCTTGA